Proteins encoded by one window of Pseudomonas sp. LS44:
- a CDS encoding nodulation protein NfeD, protein MNKHPLCSVLLLLALCTVAGITAAASAPVTVTVLSVDGAIGPASADYLIRGLTRAEEDQAQLVVIRMDTPGGLDTSMRDIIKAILASPVPVATYVNPGGARAASAGTYILYASHVAAMTPGTNLGAATPVQIGGMPGTPPDKPAKPGEKEAKEPPADDALTKKQVNDAAAYIRGLAQLRGRNAQWAEQAVREAVSLSAKEALQQKVIDYVAVDLPDLLRQLEGKTLKTATGEVRLRTAGAVVVEHAPDWRTRLLAVITNPSVALILMMIGIYGLIFEFSNPGSAVGGVVGGICLILALYALQLLPVNYAGIALILLGTALMAAEAFMPSFGVIGIGGVAAFVVGAVILIDTEVPGFGIPLVVIVGLALASALLIFGILGMAMKARRRDVVSGDAGLVGSLAAVAAVQAGNPLGGWVQLQGEQWQVVSRAPLRPGQQVRVVAREGLRLDVEAADESSREGD, encoded by the coding sequence ATGAACAAGCATCCGCTGTGCTCCGTGTTGCTGCTGCTCGCGCTGTGCACGGTGGCCGGTATAACAGCTGCGGCGAGCGCGCCGGTGACGGTGACGGTGCTCAGCGTCGACGGCGCCATCGGCCCGGCCAGCGCCGACTACCTGATCCGTGGCCTGACGCGTGCCGAGGAGGACCAGGCGCAGCTGGTGGTGATCCGCATGGACACTCCCGGCGGTCTGGATACCTCGATGCGCGACATCATCAAGGCGATCCTCGCCAGCCCGGTGCCGGTGGCCACCTACGTCAATCCCGGCGGCGCGCGGGCCGCCAGCGCCGGCACCTACATCCTCTATGCCAGCCATGTGGCGGCGATGACTCCGGGCACCAACCTCGGTGCCGCCACCCCGGTGCAGATCGGCGGCATGCCCGGGACACCGCCGGATAAGCCGGCCAAGCCTGGGGAGAAGGAGGCGAAAGAGCCGCCGGCGGACGATGCGCTGACCAAGAAACAGGTCAACGATGCCGCCGCCTACATCCGCGGCCTCGCCCAGCTGCGCGGGCGCAATGCCCAGTGGGCCGAGCAGGCGGTGCGCGAGGCGGTCAGCCTGTCCGCCAAGGAGGCGTTGCAGCAGAAGGTGATCGACTACGTGGCCGTTGACCTGCCGGACCTGCTGCGCCAACTGGAGGGCAAGACGCTGAAAACCGCCACCGGCGAAGTCCGCTTGCGCACCGCCGGCGCCGTAGTGGTCGAGCATGCGCCGGACTGGCGCACGCGGCTGCTGGCGGTGATCACCAACCCGAGTGTGGCGCTGATCCTGATGATGATCGGCATCTACGGGCTGATCTTCGAATTTTCCAATCCCGGCTCAGCGGTCGGCGGGGTGGTCGGCGGTATCTGCCTGATCCTCGCCCTCTACGCCCTGCAATTGCTGCCGGTGAACTACGCCGGCATCGCCCTGATCCTCCTCGGTACGGCGCTGATGGCGGCGGAGGCGTTCATGCCCAGCTTCGGCGTGATCGGCATCGGCGGGGTGGCGGCCTTCGTGGTCGGCGCGGTGATTCTGATCGACACCGAAGTGCCGGGCTTCGGCATTCCGCTGGTGGTGATCGTCGGCCTGGCGCTGGCCAGCGCCTTGCTGATCTTCGGCATCCTCGGCATGGCCATGAAGGCGCGCCGGCGCGACGTGGTCAGCGGTGACGCCGGGCTGGTCGGCAGCCTGGCGGCGGTGGCGGCGGTGCAGGCCGGCAACCCGCTGGGCGGCTGGGTGCAGCTGCAGGGCGAACAGTGGCAAGTGGTCAGCCGGGCGCCGCTGCGGCCCGGGCAACAAGTACGCGTAGTCGCCCGCGAGGGCCTGCGCTTGGATGTCGAGGCGGCGGACGAATCGTCGCGTGAAGGAGACTAA
- a CDS encoding slipin family protein, producing MSFTLTFAPLLVILVVLLVSAFRVLREYERGVVFQLGRFWKVKGPGLVIIIPVIQQMVRVDLRTVVLDVPPQDVITRDNVSVKVNAVVYFRVLDPQKAIIQVEDFLMATSQLAQTTLRAVLGKHELDELLAERERLNADIQQVLDAQTDAWGIKVANVEIKHVDLNESMIRAIAKQAEAERERRAKVIHAEGELQASEKLMQAAEMLNRQAGAMQLRYMQTLSSIAGDKSSTIVFPLPIELLQGMSEMKGKT from the coding sequence ATGAGTTTCACCCTGACGTTCGCACCGCTGCTGGTCATCCTGGTGGTGTTGCTGGTTTCGGCCTTTCGCGTGTTGCGCGAGTACGAGCGCGGCGTGGTGTTCCAGCTCGGGCGCTTCTGGAAGGTCAAGGGCCCTGGGCTGGTGATCATCATCCCGGTGATCCAGCAGATGGTCCGCGTCGACCTACGTACCGTGGTCCTCGATGTGCCGCCGCAGGACGTGATCACCCGCGACAACGTGTCGGTCAAGGTCAATGCGGTGGTGTACTTCCGTGTGCTCGACCCGCAGAAGGCGATCATCCAGGTCGAGGACTTCCTCATGGCCACCAGCCAACTGGCGCAGACCACCCTGCGCGCGGTGCTCGGCAAACACGAGCTGGACGAGCTGCTCGCCGAGCGCGAGCGGCTCAACGCCGACATCCAGCAGGTGCTCGACGCGCAGACCGACGCCTGGGGCATCAAGGTGGCCAACGTGGAGATCAAGCACGTCGACCTCAACGAATCGATGATCCGCGCCATCGCCAAACAGGCCGAGGCCGAGCGCGAGCGGCGCGCCAAGGTGATCCACGCCGAGGGCGAGCTGCAGGCTTCGGAAAAACTCATGCAGGCCGCGGAAATGCTCAACCGCCAGGCCGGCGCCATGCAGCTGCGCTACATGCAGACGCTGAGCAGCATCGCCGGCGACAAGAGCTCGACCATCGTCTTCCCGCTGCCGATCGAGTTGCTGCAGGGCATGAGCGAGATGAAGGGCAAGACGTAG